In Flavobacterium sp. N3904, one DNA window encodes the following:
- a CDS encoding DUF3467 domain-containing protein: protein MSNSKQQQEQINIELDEKIAEGIYSNLAIINHSSSEFVLDFVCIMPGVPKAKVKSRIVLTPQHAKRLLKAIGENVHRFEVAHGEIKEGEQPPIPLNFGPAGQA from the coding sequence ATGAGTAATTCTAAACAACAACAAGAGCAAATTAATATTGAGTTGGATGAAAAAATTGCTGAAGGAATTTATTCTAATTTAGCAATAATTAATCATTCTTCGTCTGAATTTGTTTTGGATTTTGTATGTATCATGCCTGGTGTACCAAAAGCAAAAGTTAAATCAAGGATTGTTTTGACACCGCAACACGCTAAAAGATTGTTGAAGGCAATAGGAGAGAATGTACATCGTTTTGAAGTCGCTCATGGCGAAATTAAAGAAGGTGAACAACCTCCAATTCCATTAAATTTTGGTCCAGCTGGACAAGCATAA
- the rpoC gene encoding DNA-directed RNA polymerase subunit beta' — translation MMNNRNNKDKNPVKRFNKISIGLASPESILKESRGEVLKPETINYRTHKPERDGLFCERIFGPVKDFECACGKYKRIRYKGIICDRCGVEVTEKKVRRDRVGHINLVVPIAHIWYFRSLPNKIGYILGLPSKKLDMIIYYERYVVIQAGIAKNAEGESVQRLDFLTEEEYLNILDTLPADNQYLDDFDPNKFVAKMGAECIMDLLARINLDELSYDLRHKANNETSKQRKTEALKRLQVVESFRESNLNRENRPEWMIMKVVPVIPPELRPLVPLDGGRFATSDLNDLYRRVIIRNNRLKRLIEIKAPEVILRNEKRMLQESVDSLFDNTRKASAVKTESNRPLKSLSDSLKGKQGRFRQNLLGKRVDYSARSVIVVGPELKLFECGIPKDMAAELYKPFVIRKLIERGIVKTVKSAKKIIDKKEPVVWDILENVIKGHPILLNRAPTLHRLGIQAFQPKLIEGKAIQLHPLVCTAFNADFDGDQMAVHLPLGPEAILEAQLLMLASHNILNPANGAPITVPSQDMVLGLYYMTKERLSTPEKAILGEGITFYSAEEVNIALNEGRLELNARVKIRAKDFNEAGELVYQIIQTTAGRVLFNEVVPEAAGYINDVLTKKNLRDIIGHVLNVTNVPTTAAFLDNMKDMGYKFAFKGGLSFSLGDIRIPEQKPKLIADAREQVEGISVNYNMGLITNNERYNQVIDVWTSANAQLTELAMKNIREDQQGFNSVYMMLDSGARGSKEQIRQLTGMRGLMAKPKKSTAGGGEIIENPILSNFKEGLSILEYFISTHGARKGLADTALKTADAGYLTRRLHDVSQDVIVNVEDCGTLRGIEVSALKKNEEIVESLGERILGRVALQDVINPLTSEILVHAGEQITEALVKGIEASPVEKVEVRSPLVCEATKGICAKCYGRNLATGKMTQRGEAVGVIAAQSIGEPGTQLTLRTFHVGGVAGGISEESSIVTRFAGKLEIEDLKTVKGEDSEGNAVDIVVSRSTELKLIDEKTGILLSTNNIPYGSSIFVADGQSVAKGDVICKWDPYNGVIVSEFTGKIAYEDLEQGQSFMVEIDEQTGFQEKVISESRAKKLIPTLLVYGKEGELIRSYNLPVGAHLMVENGEKIKAGKVLVKIPRRSSKSGDITGGLPRITELLEARNPSNPAVVSEIDGVVSFGKIKRGNREIVIESKFGDIRKYLVKLSSQILVQENDFVRAGVPLSDGAITPDDILRIQGPAAVQQYLVNEIQEVYRLQGVKINDKHFEVVIRQMMRKVRVQDPGDTLFLEDQLIHTKDFIVQNDNLYGMKVVEDAGDSSALKPGQIITPRQLRDENSLLKRTDKNLVVARDVITATATPVLQGITRASLQTKSFISAASFQETTKVLNEAAVAGKIDYLEGLKENVIVGHRIPAGTGMREYDNTIVGSREDYNDMMANKEEYIY, via the coding sequence ATGATGAATAATAGAAATAATAAAGATAAGAATCCTGTAAAAAGGTTTAATAAAATTTCGATAGGTCTTGCTTCTCCAGAATCAATCTTGAAAGAGTCTAGAGGTGAAGTATTAAAACCTGAAACCATCAATTACAGAACTCATAAACCAGAGCGTGATGGTCTTTTCTGCGAACGTATTTTCGGACCAGTTAAAGATTTTGAATGTGCTTGTGGTAAATATAAAAGAATACGTTACAAAGGGATCATTTGTGACCGTTGTGGTGTAGAAGTTACTGAGAAAAAAGTACGTAGAGACAGAGTAGGTCACATCAATCTTGTTGTGCCAATTGCCCATATCTGGTATTTCCGTTCTCTTCCAAACAAAATTGGTTATATCCTGGGTCTTCCATCTAAGAAATTAGATATGATTATCTACTACGAAAGATACGTAGTAATCCAAGCCGGTATCGCTAAAAATGCAGAAGGTGAATCAGTTCAAAGATTAGATTTCTTGACAGAAGAAGAATATTTGAATATTTTAGATACTCTTCCTGCAGACAATCAATATCTTGATGATTTTGATCCTAATAAATTTGTTGCTAAAATGGGAGCAGAGTGTATTATGGATTTATTGGCTCGTATTAATCTTGACGAATTGTCATATGATTTGAGACACAAAGCAAATAACGAAACATCAAAACAACGTAAAACTGAAGCTTTAAAAAGATTACAAGTTGTTGAGTCTTTCCGTGAGTCTAACTTGAACAGAGAAAATCGTCCTGAGTGGATGATCATGAAAGTGGTTCCTGTTATTCCGCCAGAATTACGTCCTCTTGTGCCTCTTGATGGTGGTCGTTTTGCAACTTCAGATTTGAATGATTTATACCGTCGTGTAATCATCCGTAATAACCGTTTGAAAAGATTAATCGAGATTAAAGCTCCAGAAGTAATCCTTCGTAACGAGAAACGTATGTTGCAAGAATCTGTAGATTCACTTTTCGATAATACACGTAAAGCGTCTGCAGTAAAAACTGAATCAAACAGACCATTAAAATCATTATCTGATTCCCTTAAAGGTAAGCAAGGACGTTTCCGTCAAAATTTACTTGGAAAACGTGTGGATTATTCTGCTCGTTCGGTAATTGTTGTTGGACCTGAATTGAAATTGTTCGAATGCGGTATCCCAAAAGATATGGCAGCCGAATTATACAAACCTTTTGTTATCCGTAAATTGATAGAAAGAGGAATTGTAAAAACTGTAAAATCAGCTAAGAAAATTATAGATAAGAAAGAGCCTGTAGTTTGGGATATCCTTGAAAATGTTATCAAAGGTCATCCAATATTACTGAATCGTGCTCCTACTTTGCACAGATTAGGTATCCAAGCATTCCAACCAAAATTAATTGAAGGAAAAGCAATCCAATTGCACCCTTTAGTTTGTACTGCATTTAATGCGGATTTTGATGGGGATCAAATGGCTGTTCACTTACCGTTAGGACCAGAAGCTATTTTGGAGGCGCAATTGTTAATGTTGGCTTCTCACAATATCTTGAACCCTGCGAATGGTGCGCCAATCACGGTACCTTCTCAAGACATGGTACTTGGTCTTTACTACATGACCAAAGAGCGTTTGTCAACTCCAGAAAAAGCTATTTTAGGTGAAGGAATCACTTTCTATTCTGCTGAAGAAGTAAATATTGCTTTGAATGAAGGAAGATTAGAATTGAATGCTAGAGTGAAAATTAGAGCAAAAGATTTTAATGAAGCAGGTGAATTAGTGTACCAAATCATTCAAACAACTGCTGGTCGTGTATTATTTAATGAAGTAGTGCCGGAAGCAGCTGGATATATCAATGATGTATTGACTAAGAAAAACCTTAGAGACATTATTGGACACGTTCTTAATGTGACCAATGTGCCTACTACAGCGGCGTTCTTGGACAATATGAAAGATATGGGTTATAAATTTGCCTTCAAAGGTGGTTTGTCATTCTCTCTTGGGGATATTAGAATTCCAGAACAAAAACCAAAATTAATCGCTGATGCCAGAGAACAAGTTGAAGGTATCTCAGTGAATTATAATATGGGTCTTATTACCAATAACGAACGTTACAACCAAGTTATTGATGTTTGGACATCAGCGAATGCTCAGCTTACGGAATTGGCAATGAAAAACATTAGAGAAGACCAACAAGGTTTCAACTCAGTGTATATGATGCTTGATTCTGGAGCAAGGGGTTCCAAAGAACAAATTCGTCAGTTAACTGGTATGCGTGGTTTGATGGCTAAGCCTAAAAAATCGACTGCTGGTGGTGGTGAAATTATTGAAAACCCTATTCTTTCTAACTTTAAGGAAGGTCTTTCTATCCTTGAGTATTTCATTTCTACTCACGGTGCTCGTAAAGGTCTTGCAGATACCGCTTTGAAAACGGCAGATGCTGGATACCTTACAAGAAGATTACATGACGTTTCTCAAGATGTTATTGTTAATGTTGAAGATTGTGGTACTCTTAGAGGTATTGAAGTTTCGGCATTGAAGAAAAACGAAGAAATTGTTGAATCATTAGGAGAGAGAATCTTAGGACGTGTTGCATTGCAAGATGTAATTAACCCATTAACAAGTGAAATTTTAGTTCATGCTGGTGAGCAAATCACTGAAGCATTGGTAAAAGGTATTGAAGCTTCTCCAGTTGAGAAAGTTGAAGTACGTTCTCCTTTGGTTTGTGAGGCTACAAAAGGTATATGTGCTAAATGTTACGGTAGAAACTTAGCTACTGGCAAAATGACTCAAAGAGGTGAAGCAGTTGGTGTAATTGCTGCACAATCTATTGGTGAGCCAGGTACACAGTTGACATTACGTACTTTCCACGTTGGAGGGGTTGCGGGTGGTATTTCTGAAGAATCTAGTATTGTAACTCGTTTTGCAGGTAAACTTGAAATTGAAGATTTGAAAACCGTTAAAGGTGAGGATAGCGAAGGTAATGCTGTTGATATTGTAGTTTCCCGTTCAACGGAATTGAAATTAATTGACGAGAAAACAGGTATTTTATTAAGTACTAATAATATTCCTTACGGTTCAAGTATTTTTGTTGCGGATGGTCAATCAGTTGCAAAAGGAGATGTAATCTGTAAATGGGATCCATATAATGGAGTTATCGTTTCTGAGTTTACTGGTAAAATTGCTTACGAAGATTTAGAGCAAGGTCAATCATTCATGGTTGAAATTGATGAGCAAACTGGTTTCCAGGAGAAAGTAATTTCTGAATCAAGAGCCAAAAAATTGATTCCAACTTTATTGGTTTACGGTAAAGAAGGAGAGTTGATTCGTTCTTATAACTTACCAGTTGGAGCCCACTTGATGGTTGAAAACGGTGAGAAAATTAAAGCAGGTAAAGTATTGGTGAAAATCCCACGTCGTTCTTCTAAATCAGGAGATATTACAGGAGGTTTACCAAGAATTACAGAATTGTTAGAGGCTCGTAATCCTTCTAATCCAGCTGTCGTTTCTGAGATTGATGGAGTTGTTTCTTTTGGAAAAATCAAAAGAGGGAACCGTGAGATCGTTATCGAATCTAAATTTGGTGATATTAGAAAATACTTGGTTAAATTATCAAGCCAAATTCTAGTTCAAGAAAATGACTTCGTACGTGCAGGGGTACCATTATCTGATGGTGCAATTACTCCAGATGATATTTTAAGAATTCAAGGACCTGCTGCTGTTCAACAGTATTTGGTAAATGAAATTCAAGAAGTATACCGTTTACAAGGGGTAAAAATCAACGACAAACACTTTGAGGTAGTAATACGTCAAATGATGCGTAAAGTAAGAGTTCAAGATCCAGGAGATACTTTGTTCCTTGAAGATCAATTGATTCATACAAAAGATTTTATTGTTCAGAACGATAATCTTTACGGAATGAAAGTTGTGGAAGATGCAGGAGATTCAAGCGCATTAAAACCAGGTCAAATTATTACACCTCGTCAATTGCGTGATGAAAATTCATTGTTGAAACGTACCGATAAGAACTTAGTTGTAGCTCGTGATGTTATCACCGCAACAGCAACACCGGTATTGCAAGGTATTACTAGAGCATCTCTTCAAACAAAATCATTCATTTCTGCAGCTTCTTTCCAAGAAACTACAAAAGTATTAAACGAAGCTGCGGTTGCAGGTAAAATTGATTACTTAGAAGGATTGAAAGAAAATGTAATTGTAGGGCATAGAATTCCTGCCGGTACCGGTATGAGAGAATATGATAATACAATTGTAGGGTCAAGAGAAGATTACAATGATATGATGGCAAATAAAGAGGAATATATTTATTAA
- the rpoB gene encoding DNA-directed RNA polymerase subunit beta, with translation MITNQTERLNFASTKNIPDYPDFLDVQVKSFKDFFQLETKSDERGDEGLYNTFMENFPITDTRNNFVLEFLDYFVDPPRYTIQECIERGLTYSVPLKARLKLYCTDPEHEDFETIVQDVYLGTIPYMTPSGTFVINGAERVVVSQLHRSPGVFFGQSFHANGTKLYSARVIPFKGSWIEFSTDINSVMYAYIDRKKKLPVTTLFRAIGFERDKDILEIFDLAEEIKVSKTGLKKYIGRKLAARVLNTWHEDFVDEDTGEVVSIERNEIILDRDTIIDKDNVEEIIDSNVKSILLHKEDNNLVDYSIIHNTLQKDPTNSEKEAVEHIYRQLRNAEPPDEETARGIIDKLFFSDQRYNLGEVGRYRINKKLGLDTPMEKQVLTKEDIITIVKYLIELINAKADIDDIDHLSNRRVRTVGEQLSQQFGVGLARMARTIRERMNVRDNEVFTPIDLINAKTLSSVINSFFGTNQLSQFMDQTNPLAEITHKRRLSALGPGGLSRERAGFEVRDVHYTHYGRLCPIETPEGPNIGLISSLGVYAKVNGMGFIETPYRKVTNGVVDLDATPIYLSAEEEEGMLIAQANIKMDATGKITAENVIARQEGDFPVIDPSQVHYTDVAPNQIASISASLIPFLEHDDANRALMGSNMMRQAVPLIRPEAPIVGTGLERQVASDSRVLINAEGDGVIEYVDANIITIKYDRSEEERMVSFETDEKTYNLIKFRKTNQGTSINLKPIVRKGDRVVLGQVLSEGYATQNGELALGRNLKVAFMPWKGYNFEDAIVISEKVVRDDIFTSIHVDDYSLEVRDTKLGNEELTNDIPNVSEEATKDLDENGMIRIGAEVKPGDILIGKITPKGESDPTPEEKLLRAIFGDKAGDVKDASLKASPSLHGVVLDKKLFARAVKDKRKRTQDKDALGALEMEFEVKFVELKDKLIEKLFTIVNGKTSQGVMNDLGEEVLPKGKKYTQKMLYAVEDFAHLSKGQWVADDVTNKMVNDLIHNYKIKLNDLQGALRREKFTITVGDELPAGILKLAKVYIAKKRKLKVGDKMAGRHGNKGIVARIVRHEDMPFLEDGTPVDIVLNPLGVPSRMNIGQIYETVLGWAGQNLGRKFATPIFDGATLDQINELTDEAGVPRFGHTHLYDGGTGERFHQAATVGVIYMLKLGHMVDDKMHARSIGPYSLITQQPLGGKAQFGGQRFGEMEVWALEAYGASSTLREILTVKSDDVIGRAKTYEAIVKGESMPEPGLPESFNVLMHELKGLGLDIRLEE, from the coding sequence ATGATAACAAATCAGACTGAAAGATTGAATTTTGCCTCTACAAAAAATATTCCTGATTATCCAGATTTTCTAGATGTTCAGGTAAAATCGTTTAAAGATTTTTTTCAATTAGAAACTAAATCAGACGAAAGAGGCGACGAAGGGTTATACAACACCTTCATGGAAAACTTTCCAATTACAGACACAAGAAATAACTTTGTTTTGGAATTCCTTGATTACTTTGTTGATCCACCACGTTACACCATTCAAGAATGTATAGAAAGAGGTCTTACTTATAGCGTGCCTTTAAAAGCAAGGTTGAAGCTATATTGTACCGATCCTGAACACGAAGATTTTGAAACTATTGTGCAAGATGTTTATCTTGGAACAATACCTTATATGACACCAAGTGGTACTTTTGTTATCAATGGAGCAGAGCGAGTTGTGGTTTCACAATTGCACCGTTCTCCTGGTGTTTTCTTTGGACAGTCATTCCATGCAAATGGAACAAAATTATATTCTGCGAGAGTTATTCCTTTTAAAGGATCTTGGATAGAATTTTCTACAGATATCAATAGCGTAATGTATGCGTATATCGATAGAAAGAAAAAATTACCTGTTACTACTTTATTCCGCGCAATTGGGTTCGAAAGAGACAAGGATATCCTTGAGATTTTTGACCTTGCTGAAGAAATTAAAGTTTCTAAAACAGGACTTAAAAAATATATTGGTAGAAAATTAGCTGCTCGTGTTTTGAACACTTGGCATGAAGATTTCGTTGATGAAGATACTGGCGAAGTTGTTTCTATTGAACGTAACGAAATAATCCTTGATAGAGATACTATTATCGACAAAGATAATGTAGAAGAAATCATTGATTCAAATGTTAAATCTATTTTGTTGCATAAAGAAGATAATAATCTTGTAGATTATTCTATCATTCACAATACATTACAAAAAGATCCAACAAACTCTGAAAAAGAAGCTGTTGAGCATATCTACAGACAATTGCGTAACGCAGAACCGCCTGATGAAGAGACTGCTCGTGGTATTATAGATAAATTATTCTTTTCTGACCAACGTTACAACTTAGGTGAAGTAGGTCGTTATAGAATAAACAAAAAACTAGGTCTTGATACTCCAATGGAAAAGCAAGTGCTTACCAAAGAAGATATCATCACTATAGTGAAGTATTTAATTGAATTGATAAACGCTAAGGCGGATATTGATGATATTGACCACTTATCAAACCGTCGTGTTAGAACAGTTGGAGAACAATTGTCTCAACAATTCGGTGTTGGTTTAGCACGTATGGCTAGAACCATTAGAGAGCGTATGAACGTTAGAGATAACGAGGTGTTTACACCAATAGATTTGATTAATGCTAAAACATTATCATCTGTTATCAACTCTTTCTTTGGAACAAACCAGTTATCTCAATTTATGGATCAAACGAATCCATTGGCTGAGATTACACACAAAAGAAGATTATCTGCACTTGGACCAGGTGGACTTTCGAGAGAAAGAGCTGGATTTGAGGTTCGTGATGTTCACTATACGCACTACGGACGTTTATGTCCAATTGAAACTCCAGAGGGACCAAACATTGGTTTGATTTCTTCTCTTGGTGTTTATGCTAAAGTAAACGGAATGGGTTTCATTGAAACACCTTATCGTAAAGTAACTAATGGAGTTGTTGATTTAGATGCAACACCAATTTATTTAAGCGCGGAAGAAGAAGAAGGAATGTTGATTGCCCAAGCAAACATTAAAATGGATGCTACTGGTAAAATTACTGCCGAAAACGTAATTGCACGTCAAGAAGGTGATTTCCCGGTAATTGACCCTTCTCAAGTACATTATACAGACGTTGCTCCTAACCAAATTGCTTCGATTTCTGCTTCATTAATTCCTTTCTTGGAACATGATGATGCGAATAGAGCCTTGATGGGATCTAACATGATGCGTCAGGCCGTACCATTAATTCGTCCTGAAGCACCGATTGTTGGAACTGGTTTAGAGCGTCAAGTAGCTTCGGATTCTAGAGTTTTGATAAACGCTGAAGGTGATGGGGTTATTGAATATGTAGATGCAAATATCATTACTATCAAATACGACCGTTCTGAAGAAGAAAGAATGGTAAGTTTTGAAACTGATGAGAAAACATACAATCTAATTAAATTTAGAAAAACCAATCAAGGTACAAGTATCAATTTGAAACCTATCGTAAGAAAAGGGGACAGAGTGGTTCTTGGTCAAGTATTATCCGAAGGATATGCTACTCAAAATGGTGAATTAGCTTTGGGTCGTAACCTAAAAGTGGCATTTATGCCATGGAAAGGATATAACTTTGAGGATGCGATTGTGATTTCTGAAAAAGTAGTTCGTGACGATATTTTTACCTCTATTCACGTTGATGATTATTCATTGGAAGTTAGAGATACTAAGTTAGGTAACGAAGAATTAACGAATGATATTCCAAACGTTTCTGAAGAAGCTACTAAAGATTTAGATGAAAATGGTATGATTAGAATTGGAGCCGAGGTTAAACCTGGTGACATTCTTATCGGTAAAATTACTCCAAAAGGAGAATCAGATCCTACTCCGGAAGAGAAATTGCTTCGCGCAATCTTTGGGGACAAAGCAGGTGATGTAAAAGATGCTTCATTAAAAGCATCTCCTTCTTTACATGGTGTGGTTTTAGATAAAAAATTATTCGCAAGAGCCGTAAAAGACAAACGTAAACGTACTCAAGATAAAGATGCTTTAGGAGCACTTGAAATGGAGTTTGAAGTTAAGTTTGTTGAGCTTAAAGATAAATTGATTGAGAAACTTTTTACTATTGTAAACGGAAAAACTTCTCAAGGTGTAATGAATGATTTGGGTGAAGAAGTTTTACCAAAAGGTAAAAAATATACTCAAAAAATGCTTTATGCAGTGGAAGATTTTGCTCACTTAAGTAAAGGTCAATGGGTTGCAGATGATGTGACTAATAAAATGGTTAATGATTTAATTCATAACTATAAAATTAAATTGAACGATTTACAAGGGGCGTTACGTAGAGAGAAATTCACAATTACTGTTGGAGATGAATTGCCAGCAGGAATTTTGAAATTGGCTAAAGTGTATATCGCTAAAAAACGTAAACTGAAAGTTGGGGATAAAATGGCAGGACGTCACGGTAACAAAGGTATTGTTGCTCGTATTGTTCGTCATGAAGATATGCCTTTCTTGGAGGACGGAACACCGGTTGATATTGTGTTGAACCCACTTGGGGTACCTTCACGTATGAACATTGGTCAAATTTATGAAACTGTTCTTGGTTGGGCTGGACAAAACTTGGGTAGAAAATTTGCTACGCCAATTTTTGATGGAGCGACTTTAGACCAAATCAATGAATTGACCGACGAAGCTGGAGTACCACGTTTTGGACATACACATCTTTATGATGGTGGTACTGGAGAGCGTTTCCATCAAGCAGCAACCGTAGGTGTGATCTATATGTTAAAATTAGGACACATGGTTGATGATAAGATGCACGCACGTTCTATCGGACCATACTCATTAATTACGCAACAACCTTTAGGAGGTAAAGCGCAATTTGGAGGACAACGTTTTGGAGAGATGGAGGTTTGGGCACTTGAAGCTTATGGAGCATCAAGTACACTTAGAGAAATCTTGACTGTGAAGTCTGATGATGTTATTGGTAGAGCAAAAACTTACGAAGCAATCGTTAAGGGTGAATCGATGCCAGAGCCAGGATTACCTGAATCATTCAATGTATTAATGCATGAATTGAAAGGTCTTGGACTTGACATTCGTTTAGAAGAATAA
- the rplL gene encoding 50S ribosomal protein L7/L12 — MADLKQFAEQLVNLTVKEVNELATILKDEYGIEPAAAAVVVSGGGEAAVEEAQTEFTVVLKEAGASKLAVVKLVKELTGLGLKEAKDVVDSAPSNVKEGVTKEEAEGLKKSLEEAGAVVELK, encoded by the coding sequence ATGGCAGATTTGAAACAATTCGCAGAACAATTAGTTAATTTAACTGTAAAAGAAGTTAACGAATTAGCAACAATATTAAAAGATGAGTACGGAATCGAACCAGCTGCTGCTGCAGTTGTGGTTTCAGGTGGTGGAGAAGCTGCTGTTGAAGAAGCTCAAACAGAATTTACAGTTGTATTGAAAGAAGCTGGCGCTTCTAAATTGGCAGTTGTAAAATTAGTTAAAGAACTTACAGGTTTAGGTTTGAAAGAAGCTAAAGATGTAGTTGATAGTGCTCCTAGCAACGTTAAAGAAGGTGTAACTAAAGAAGAAGCTGAAGGGCTTAAAAAATCTTTAGAAGAAGCTGGAGCTGTTGTTGAGCTTAAATAA
- the rplJ gene encoding 50S ribosomal protein L10 gives MTREEKSIAIEDLTAQLAGTNIIYVSDISGLNAETTSNLRRACFKAGIKLEVVKNTLLAKAMEASANDYGDLPSVLTGNSAIFISDVANAPGKIIKDFRKKSDKPVLKGAFINSEIYIGDDQLDALATIKSKEELIGEIIGLLQSPAQRVISALQNQFANSEEAEA, from the coding sequence ATGACTAGAGAAGAAAAATCAATCGCGATTGAAGATTTAACTGCACAGTTAGCTGGTACAAACATTATTTATGTATCTGATATTTCTGGATTAAACGCAGAAACAACTTCAAACTTGAGAAGAGCTTGTTTTAAAGCAGGTATTAAATTAGAGGTAGTAAAAAACACTTTGCTTGCAAAAGCAATGGAAGCTTCTGCTAATGATTATGGTGATTTACCATCAGTATTGACTGGTAACAGTGCTATATTTATTTCAGATGTTGCAAATGCTCCTGGAAAAATCATTAAAGATTTTAGAAAAAAATCGGATAAACCTGTATTAAAAGGGGCTTTCATTAATTCTGAAATTTATATTGGTGATGATCAATTAGATGCATTAGCAACTATTAAATCTAAAGAAGAGCTTATTGGTGAAATCATTGGATTATTACAATCACCAGCTCAAAGAGTTATTTCTGCTTTACAAAACCAATTCGCTAATAGCGAAGAGGCTGAAGCATAA
- the rplA gene encoding 50S ribosomal protein L1 — MAKLTKKQKEAASKIEKNKLYSLKDAAALIKVIASAKFDESVDIAVRLGVDPRKANQMVRGVVTLPHGTGKDVKVLALVTPDKEAEALAAGADYVGLDDYLQKIKDGWTDVDVIITMPAVMGKLGPLGRILGPRGLMPNPKTGTVTMDVAKAVQEVKAGKIDFKVDKTGIVHAGIGKVSFGAEQIYDNAHEIIQTLIKLKPTAAKGTYIKGIHLTSTMSPAIALDPKAV; from the coding sequence ATGGCAAAATTGACAAAAAAGCAAAAAGAGGCTGCTTCAAAAATTGAAAAGAACAAACTATACTCTTTAAAAGATGCTGCGGCATTAATTAAAGTAATAGCTTCTGCAAAATTTGATGAGTCTGTTGATATCGCAGTTAGATTGGGTGTTGATCCAAGAAAAGCGAATCAAATGGTTAGAGGTGTTGTAACATTACCTCATGGTACAGGTAAAGACGTTAAAGTATTGGCATTGGTTACTCCAGATAAAGAAGCGGAAGCTTTGGCAGCTGGTGCAGACTATGTAGGTCTTGACGATTATTTGCAAAAGATAAAAGACGGTTGGACAGATGTTGATGTAATCATCACTATGCCTGCTGTAATGGGTAAATTAGGTCCATTAGGTCGTATTTTAGGACCTAGAGGTTTGATGCCAAACCCTAAAACAGGTACTGTAACTATGGATGTTGCAAAAGCTGTTCAAGAAGTGAAAGCTGGTAAAATCGATTTCAAAGTTGATAAAACTGGTATTGTACATGCAGGAATTGGTAAAGTTTCTTTTGGAGCTGAGCAAATTTATGACAATGCACACGAAATTATTCAAACATTAATCAAACTTAAACCAACTGCTGCTAAAGGGACCTATATTAAAGGTATTCACCTTACAAGCACTATGAGTCCTGCAATTGCATTGGACCCTAAAGCAGTATAA
- the rplK gene encoding 50S ribosomal protein L11, whose protein sequence is MAKEISKVVKLQVKGGAANPSPPVGPALGAAGVNIMEFCKQFNARTQDKPGKICPVQITVYKDKSFDFVVKTPPAAVQLLEAAKLKSGSGEPNRKKVASVTWDVIKAIAEDKMVDLNAFTIESAMSMIAGTARSMGITVSGDSPF, encoded by the coding sequence ATGGCTAAAGAAATTAGTAAGGTAGTTAAACTACAAGTTAAGGGAGGTGCTGCGAATCCGTCGCCACCGGTTGGACCTGCTTTAGGAGCTGCTGGGGTAAACATCATGGAGTTTTGTAAGCAATTTAATGCTAGAACTCAAGATAAACCCGGCAAAATATGCCCAGTACAAATTACTGTGTATAAAGACAAATCATTTGATTTTGTTGTAAAAACTCCTCCAGCGGCTGTCCAGTTATTGGAAGCTGCAAAGCTAAAGTCTGGATCAGGTGAACCAAATCGTAAAAAAGTAGCTAGCGTTACTTGGGATGTTATCAAAGCAATTGCTGAAGATAAAATGGTAGATTTAAATGCATTCACAATCGAATCTGCTATGAGCATGATTGCTGGAACAGCTAGATCTATGGGTATAACTGTATCAGGAGATTCTCCTTTTTAA